One genomic region from Daphnia magna isolate NIES linkage group LG10, ASM2063170v1.1, whole genome shotgun sequence encodes:
- the LOC116931826 gene encoding FERM domain-containing protein 5 isoform X3: MRLQEATRYQLYLQLKRDLQHGRLYSPGPGHDLAFLAALCLQEELGDYDPERHLPGYVSDMNLVLNQSEKLENQVEEFHSGRVGALVGISASQAVNAFLKKAATLDTYGVDPHPVKDPRGARLYIGTNHSGVATFYNGRRTHHFRWIDISKLNYEGKMFIIHLIIMEDARTKKKHTVGFKCATSSACRHLWRYSVEQRIFFTFTSSAEIPAVVTGGSFFSRGSKVRYSGRVERELALEEVALLAAAAASQEHPTDPADRRNRSATYASRRSTSEPISGDGFEYADDEEETDDLSFDRHRSMERTTPNGSRRRNHNDEPLPRQRHRQHDQDVLEGHDSYEASSCGSGASQDDRSDVASWVALDLRGLPRHHLQHQQPHHSNGYDTLTIDSDFYGYAGSTTGSTAADPNSWSLHPDHDHQWRERDHSGSRHSASPAHYSSSSSRYKDEPSDGWSDSVPRQRRRRELKLSEQVLRAAIPLLPPGGGSLIPAGQSPSGPLQHVQHPCKMWTKRFLLLGTSLFTAFSFMALTLILVYETDFHWAIHLRHWPEMVFIQRHLYIPLRNLFPIGSSS; encoded by the exons ATGAGACTTCAAGAAGCGACTCGCTATCAATTGTACCTGCAATTAAAACGAGATCTGCAACACGGTCGACTTTACAGCCCAGGACCCGGTCACGACCTCGCATTTCTCGCAGCTCTTTGCCTTCAAG AGGAATTGGGTGATTATGATCCGGAACGCCATCTACCAGGATACGTCTCGGATATGAATTTGGTGCTAAATCAGTCGGAAAAACTGGAAAATCAAGTCGAAGAGTTTCATTCCGGAAGGGTTGGCGCTCTTGTCGGCATCTCAGCCTCTCAAGCCGTTAACGCGTTTCTCAAAAAAGCCGCCACGCTCGACACTTACGGCGTCGATCCACATCCAGTCAAA GACCCGAGAGGAGCTCGTCTGTACATTGGGACGAATCACAGCGGCGTTGCCACATTTTACAACGGGCGTCGGACCCACCATTTCCGCTGGATCGACATTTCAAAGCTCAATTACGAAGGCAAAATGTTTATCATTCACCTCATCATCATGGAA GATGCAAGAACCAAG aaaaagcACACGGTGGGTTTCAAGTGCGCCACATCGTCTGCCTGTCGCCATTTATGGCGCTATTCGGTCGAACAACGGATATTCTTCACTTTCACTTCATCGGCGGAAATTCCGGCTGTCGTGACGGGTGGAAGCTTTTTTTCACGCGGATCTAAAGTTCGCTATTCGGGGCGGGTTGAACGCGAACTTGCCCTGGAGGAGGTGGCCTTACTCGCAGCGGCCGCCGCCAGTCAAGAACATCCGACTGATCCGGCGGATCGCCGGAATCGATCGGCTACTTACGCGTCGCGACGGTCGACTTCGGAGCCAATCAGCGGCGACGGTTTCGAGTATGCAGACGACGAGGAGGAAACGGACGACCTTTCGTTTGACCGACATCGTTCAATGGAGCGCACTACTCCCAATGGCTCCCGCAGGAGGAATCACAACGATGAACCGTTGCCAAGACAACGGCATCGTCAACACGATCAAGACG TTCTAGAAGGCCACGACAGTTACGAGGCGTCATCTTGCGGCAGCGGCGCAAGTCAAGACGATCGTTCAGATGTGGCAAGTTGGGTGGCTCTCGATCTCAGGGGCTTGCCTCGCCATCATTTGCAGCATCAACAGCCGCACCATAGCAACGGTTACGACACTTTAACCATCGATTCAGATTTCTACGGATACGCGGGCAGTACGACGGGCAGCACAGCAGCTGACCCCAACAGCTGGTCCCTTCATCCCGATCACGATCATCAATGGCGTGAACGCGATCATTCTGGCAGTCGTCATTCTGCTTCGCCGGCCCACTATTCTTCTTCGTCCTC GCGATATAAGGACGAACCGTCGGATGGCTGGTCGGATTCTGTTCCTcgacaacgacgacgacgagagCTCAAATTGTCGGAACAGGTCCTCCGCGCTGCCATTCCTCTGCTACCCCCTGGCGGAGGATCATTGATTCCGGCTGGTCAATCGCCATCGGGCCCATTACAACACGTCCAGCATCCGTGTAAAATGTGGACCAAACGGTTCTTGCTACTAGGCACGAGCCTTTTCACGGCATTTTCCTTCATGGCACTGACCTTGATCCTCGTCTACGAAACAGATTTCCATTGGGCTATTCATTTACGTCACTGGCCCGAAATGGTCTTCATCCAGCGTCATTTGTACATTCCATTACGTAATCTATTCCCAATCGGGTCCTCATCATAA
- the LOC116931826 gene encoding FERM domain-containing protein 5 isoform X2, with translation MLWKRITLDCVTSTITSNANDAHNLVLCFRVKFYPPDPMRLQEATRYQLYLQLKRDLQHGRLYSPGPGHDLAFLAALCLQEELGDYDPERHLPGYVSDMNLVLNQSEKLENQVEEFHSGRVGALVGISASQAVNAFLKKAATLDTYGVDPHPVKDPRGARLYIGTNHSGVATFYNGRRTHHFRWIDISKLNYEGKMFIIHLIIMEDARTKKKHTVGFKCATSSACRHLWRYSVEQRIFFTFTSSAEIPAVVTGGSFFSRGSKVRYSGRVERELALEEVALLAAAAASQEHPTDPADRRNRSATYASRRSTSEPISGDGFEYADDEEETDDLSFDRHRSMERTTPNGSRRRNHNDEPLPRQRHRQHDQDVLEGHDSYEASSCGSGASQDDRSDVASWVALDLRGLPRHHLQHQQPHHSNGYDTLTIDSDFYGYAGSTTGSTAADPNSWSLHPDHDHQWRERDHSGSRHSASPAHYSSSSSRYKDEPSDGWSDSVPRQRRRRELKLSEQVLRAAIPLLPPGGGSLIPAGQSPSGPLQHVQHPCKMWTKRFLLLGTSLFTAFSFMALTLILVYETDFHWAIHLRHWPEMVFIQRHLYIPLRNLFPIGSSS, from the exons ATGTTGTGGAAAAGGATTACTTTGGATTGCGTTACGTCGACCATCACAAGCAACGCAAATG ATGCCCACAATTTAGTGCTTTGCTTTCGCGTCAAGTTTTATCCTCCCGATCCGATGAGACTTCAAGAAGCGACTCGCTATCAATTGTACCTGCAATTAAAACGAGATCTGCAACACGGTCGACTTTACAGCCCAGGACCCGGTCACGACCTCGCATTTCTCGCAGCTCTTTGCCTTCAAG AGGAATTGGGTGATTATGATCCGGAACGCCATCTACCAGGATACGTCTCGGATATGAATTTGGTGCTAAATCAGTCGGAAAAACTGGAAAATCAAGTCGAAGAGTTTCATTCCGGAAGGGTTGGCGCTCTTGTCGGCATCTCAGCCTCTCAAGCCGTTAACGCGTTTCTCAAAAAAGCCGCCACGCTCGACACTTACGGCGTCGATCCACATCCAGTCAAA GACCCGAGAGGAGCTCGTCTGTACATTGGGACGAATCACAGCGGCGTTGCCACATTTTACAACGGGCGTCGGACCCACCATTTCCGCTGGATCGACATTTCAAAGCTCAATTACGAAGGCAAAATGTTTATCATTCACCTCATCATCATGGAA GATGCAAGAACCAAG aaaaagcACACGGTGGGTTTCAAGTGCGCCACATCGTCTGCCTGTCGCCATTTATGGCGCTATTCGGTCGAACAACGGATATTCTTCACTTTCACTTCATCGGCGGAAATTCCGGCTGTCGTGACGGGTGGAAGCTTTTTTTCACGCGGATCTAAAGTTCGCTATTCGGGGCGGGTTGAACGCGAACTTGCCCTGGAGGAGGTGGCCTTACTCGCAGCGGCCGCCGCCAGTCAAGAACATCCGACTGATCCGGCGGATCGCCGGAATCGATCGGCTACTTACGCGTCGCGACGGTCGACTTCGGAGCCAATCAGCGGCGACGGTTTCGAGTATGCAGACGACGAGGAGGAAACGGACGACCTTTCGTTTGACCGACATCGTTCAATGGAGCGCACTACTCCCAATGGCTCCCGCAGGAGGAATCACAACGATGAACCGTTGCCAAGACAACGGCATCGTCAACACGATCAAGACG TTCTAGAAGGCCACGACAGTTACGAGGCGTCATCTTGCGGCAGCGGCGCAAGTCAAGACGATCGTTCAGATGTGGCAAGTTGGGTGGCTCTCGATCTCAGGGGCTTGCCTCGCCATCATTTGCAGCATCAACAGCCGCACCATAGCAACGGTTACGACACTTTAACCATCGATTCAGATTTCTACGGATACGCGGGCAGTACGACGGGCAGCACAGCAGCTGACCCCAACAGCTGGTCCCTTCATCCCGATCACGATCATCAATGGCGTGAACGCGATCATTCTGGCAGTCGTCATTCTGCTTCGCCGGCCCACTATTCTTCTTCGTCCTC GCGATATAAGGACGAACCGTCGGATGGCTGGTCGGATTCTGTTCCTcgacaacgacgacgacgagagCTCAAATTGTCGGAACAGGTCCTCCGCGCTGCCATTCCTCTGCTACCCCCTGGCGGAGGATCATTGATTCCGGCTGGTCAATCGCCATCGGGCCCATTACAACACGTCCAGCATCCGTGTAAAATGTGGACCAAACGGTTCTTGCTACTAGGCACGAGCCTTTTCACGGCATTTTCCTTCATGGCACTGACCTTGATCCTCGTCTACGAAACAGATTTCCATTGGGCTATTCATTTACGTCACTGGCCCGAAATGGTCTTCATCCAGCGTCATTTGTACATTCCATTACGTAATCTATTCCCAATCGGGTCCTCATCATAA
- the LOC116931826 gene encoding FERM domain-containing protein 5 isoform X1, with protein MLKFSSKSDVNAECKCIVRLLDDSEVIECDIQPRCKAQYLLDYVCQQLDVVEKDYFGLRYVDHHKQRKWFDFTKSVANQVRDAHNLVLCFRVKFYPPDPMRLQEATRYQLYLQLKRDLQHGRLYSPGPGHDLAFLAALCLQEELGDYDPERHLPGYVSDMNLVLNQSEKLENQVEEFHSGRVGALVGISASQAVNAFLKKAATLDTYGVDPHPVKDPRGARLYIGTNHSGVATFYNGRRTHHFRWIDISKLNYEGKMFIIHLIIMEDARTKKKHTVGFKCATSSACRHLWRYSVEQRIFFTFTSSAEIPAVVTGGSFFSRGSKVRYSGRVERELALEEVALLAAAAASQEHPTDPADRRNRSATYASRRSTSEPISGDGFEYADDEEETDDLSFDRHRSMERTTPNGSRRRNHNDEPLPRQRHRQHDQDVLEGHDSYEASSCGSGASQDDRSDVASWVALDLRGLPRHHLQHQQPHHSNGYDTLTIDSDFYGYAGSTTGSTAADPNSWSLHPDHDHQWRERDHSGSRHSASPAHYSSSSSRYKDEPSDGWSDSVPRQRRRRELKLSEQVLRAAIPLLPPGGGSLIPAGQSPSGPLQHVQHPCKMWTKRFLLLGTSLFTAFSFMALTLILVYETDFHWAIHLRHWPEMVFIQRHLYIPLRNLFPIGSSS; from the exons ATGTTGAAGTTTAGTAGCAAAAGTGACGTCAACGCCGAGTGCAAGTGCATCGTGCGGCTATTGGACGATTCCGAAGTCATCGAATGCGACATTCag CCTCGATGCAAAGCTCAGTACCTGTTGGATTACGTTTGCCAGCAGCTGGATGTTGTGGAAAAGGATTACTTTGGATTGCGTTACGTCGACCATCACAAGCAACGCAAATGGTTCGATTTCACCAAATCAGTAGCCAATCAAGTCAGAG ATGCCCACAATTTAGTGCTTTGCTTTCGCGTCAAGTTTTATCCTCCCGATCCGATGAGACTTCAAGAAGCGACTCGCTATCAATTGTACCTGCAATTAAAACGAGATCTGCAACACGGTCGACTTTACAGCCCAGGACCCGGTCACGACCTCGCATTTCTCGCAGCTCTTTGCCTTCAAG AGGAATTGGGTGATTATGATCCGGAACGCCATCTACCAGGATACGTCTCGGATATGAATTTGGTGCTAAATCAGTCGGAAAAACTGGAAAATCAAGTCGAAGAGTTTCATTCCGGAAGGGTTGGCGCTCTTGTCGGCATCTCAGCCTCTCAAGCCGTTAACGCGTTTCTCAAAAAAGCCGCCACGCTCGACACTTACGGCGTCGATCCACATCCAGTCAAA GACCCGAGAGGAGCTCGTCTGTACATTGGGACGAATCACAGCGGCGTTGCCACATTTTACAACGGGCGTCGGACCCACCATTTCCGCTGGATCGACATTTCAAAGCTCAATTACGAAGGCAAAATGTTTATCATTCACCTCATCATCATGGAA GATGCAAGAACCAAG aaaaagcACACGGTGGGTTTCAAGTGCGCCACATCGTCTGCCTGTCGCCATTTATGGCGCTATTCGGTCGAACAACGGATATTCTTCACTTTCACTTCATCGGCGGAAATTCCGGCTGTCGTGACGGGTGGAAGCTTTTTTTCACGCGGATCTAAAGTTCGCTATTCGGGGCGGGTTGAACGCGAACTTGCCCTGGAGGAGGTGGCCTTACTCGCAGCGGCCGCCGCCAGTCAAGAACATCCGACTGATCCGGCGGATCGCCGGAATCGATCGGCTACTTACGCGTCGCGACGGTCGACTTCGGAGCCAATCAGCGGCGACGGTTTCGAGTATGCAGACGACGAGGAGGAAACGGACGACCTTTCGTTTGACCGACATCGTTCAATGGAGCGCACTACTCCCAATGGCTCCCGCAGGAGGAATCACAACGATGAACCGTTGCCAAGACAACGGCATCGTCAACACGATCAAGACG TTCTAGAAGGCCACGACAGTTACGAGGCGTCATCTTGCGGCAGCGGCGCAAGTCAAGACGATCGTTCAGATGTGGCAAGTTGGGTGGCTCTCGATCTCAGGGGCTTGCCTCGCCATCATTTGCAGCATCAACAGCCGCACCATAGCAACGGTTACGACACTTTAACCATCGATTCAGATTTCTACGGATACGCGGGCAGTACGACGGGCAGCACAGCAGCTGACCCCAACAGCTGGTCCCTTCATCCCGATCACGATCATCAATGGCGTGAACGCGATCATTCTGGCAGTCGTCATTCTGCTTCGCCGGCCCACTATTCTTCTTCGTCCTC GCGATATAAGGACGAACCGTCGGATGGCTGGTCGGATTCTGTTCCTcgacaacgacgacgacgagagCTCAAATTGTCGGAACAGGTCCTCCGCGCTGCCATTCCTCTGCTACCCCCTGGCGGAGGATCATTGATTCCGGCTGGTCAATCGCCATCGGGCCCATTACAACACGTCCAGCATCCGTGTAAAATGTGGACCAAACGGTTCTTGCTACTAGGCACGAGCCTTTTCACGGCATTTTCCTTCATGGCACTGACCTTGATCCTCGTCTACGAAACAGATTTCCATTGGGCTATTCATTTACGTCACTGGCCCGAAATGGTCTTCATCCAGCGTCATTTGTACATTCCATTACGTAATCTATTCCCAATCGGGTCCTCATCATAA
- the LOC116931827 gene encoding glucose-6-phosphate 1-epimerase isoform X1: protein MYSSGGGGNNMAAAPTSVVVLDRGNNTTCTINLHGATVVSWRVNNQEQLFVSKQAVFDGKKAIRGGIPFVFPQFGSWNYGPQHGFARIIRWHVEKAPERLPSGDIEAMFCIVDNEVTRSMWNFPFRLSYRLILREKELHFNIGVYNVGKDVTFSFNLLLHTYFKVPDVRRCQITGLQGCTFVDKTRDGAIYQEVRDVVTVNEYTDRVYQNTPQEHIITNVVSNRKMRIQKYNFPDTVVWNPWVEKAREIQDFGDDEYPNMICVEAGHVSEPVILLPGNAFEASEILQVM from the exons ATGTACTCGAGCGGTGGTGGTGGTAATAATATGGCCGCCGCGCCCACTAGCGTCGTCGTCCTCGATCGCGGCAATAACACCACGTGCACAATCAATTTACACG GCGCTACGGTAGTTTCGTGGCGAGTCAACAATCAAGAGCAACTCTTCGTCAG TAAACAGGCCGTTTTTGACGGGAAAAAAGCCATCCGAGGAGGCATCCCATTCGTTTTCC ctCAATTCGGTTCGTGGAATTATGGACCTCAACATGGGTTTGCTCGCATCATTCGTTGGCATGTCGAAAAGGCGCCAGAGAGATTACCATCTGGCGATATCGAGGCCATGTTCTGCATTGTGGACAATGAGGTGACTAGGTCCATGTGGAACTTTCCTTTCCGCCTCTCCTATCGGCTCATTCTCCGTGAAAAAGAACTTCACTTTAACATCGGCGTCTATAACGTCGGAAAAGATGTCACCTTCTCATTCAATTTGCTACTGCACACCTATTTTAAAGTGCCAGATGTTCGCAGGTGTCAAATCACTGGATTACAAGGATGCACTTTTGTTGACAAG ACTAGGGATGGAGCTATTTACCAAGAGGTCAGGGATGTTGTCACTGTCAATGAATACACAGACAGGGTCTACCAAAACACACCCCAAGAGCACATAATCACCAATGTGGTTTCAAACAGGAAAATGAGGATTCAAAAATACAACTTCCCTGATACag TGGTGTGGAATCCTTGGGTTGAGAAAGCCAGAGAAATCCAAGATTTCGGTGATGATGAATACCCCAACATGATCTGTGTCGAAGCTGGACATGTTTCAGAGCCAGTGATTCTTCTACCTGGCAATGCATTTGAGGCATCTGAAATCCTTCAAGTCATGTGA
- the LOC116931827 gene encoding glucose-6-phosphate 1-epimerase isoform X2, giving the protein MYSSGGGGNNMAAAPTSVVVLDRGNNTTCTINLHAQFGSWNYGPQHGFARIIRWHVEKAPERLPSGDIEAMFCIVDNEVTRSMWNFPFRLSYRLILREKELHFNIGVYNVGKDVTFSFNLLLHTYFKVPDVRRCQITGLQGCTFVDKTRDGAIYQEVRDVVTVNEYTDRVYQNTPQEHIITNVVSNRKMRIQKYNFPDTVVWNPWVEKAREIQDFGDDEYPNMICVEAGHVSEPVILLPGNAFEASEILQVM; this is encoded by the exons ATGTACTCGAGCGGTGGTGGTGGTAATAATATGGCCGCCGCGCCCACTAGCGTCGTCGTCCTCGATCGCGGCAATAACACCACGTGCACAATCAATTTACACG ctCAATTCGGTTCGTGGAATTATGGACCTCAACATGGGTTTGCTCGCATCATTCGTTGGCATGTCGAAAAGGCGCCAGAGAGATTACCATCTGGCGATATCGAGGCCATGTTCTGCATTGTGGACAATGAGGTGACTAGGTCCATGTGGAACTTTCCTTTCCGCCTCTCCTATCGGCTCATTCTCCGTGAAAAAGAACTTCACTTTAACATCGGCGTCTATAACGTCGGAAAAGATGTCACCTTCTCATTCAATTTGCTACTGCACACCTATTTTAAAGTGCCAGATGTTCGCAGGTGTCAAATCACTGGATTACAAGGATGCACTTTTGTTGACAAG ACTAGGGATGGAGCTATTTACCAAGAGGTCAGGGATGTTGTCACTGTCAATGAATACACAGACAGGGTCTACCAAAACACACCCCAAGAGCACATAATCACCAATGTGGTTTCAAACAGGAAAATGAGGATTCAAAAATACAACTTCCCTGATACag TGGTGTGGAATCCTTGGGTTGAGAAAGCCAGAGAAATCCAAGATTTCGGTGATGATGAATACCCCAACATGATCTGTGTCGAAGCTGGACATGTTTCAGAGCCAGTGATTCTTCTACCTGGCAATGCATTTGAGGCATCTGAAATCCTTCAAGTCATGTGA
- the LOC116931829 gene encoding cytochrome c oxidase subunit 5A, mitochondrial gives MFRSGLARTASFARNLAVPNNCKCIAGVRFMSKHSTESDVEFDARYESFFNRKDIDGWECRKAMNDLSGMDLVPEPRIVVAALNACRRLNDIALAIRFLETVKDKCGNKKEIYPYILQEIRPTLDQLGLSTPEELGYDKPELALKSVYEM, from the exons ATGTTCCGATCAGGTTTGGCTCGCACCGCTTCCTTCGCCCGCAATTTGGCAGTACCCAACAACTGCAAATGCATTG CCGGCGTACGCTTTATGTCGAAGCACTCCACCGAGTCGGACGTTGAATTTGATGCCCGTTATGAATCCTTCTTCAACCGCAAAGATATCGACGGTTGGGAGTGCAGAAAG GCCATGAACGATTTGAGCGGAATGGATCTTGTTCCTGAGCCCAGGATTGTTGTTGCCGCCCTCAATGCTTGCCGCAGGCTCAATGATATTGCCCTGGCCATTAGGTTCTTGGAAACGGTAAAGGACAAAtgtggaaataaaaaagaaatttatccATACATTCTGCAG GAAATCCGCCCAACACTAGACCAACTTGGATTGAGCACACCTGAAGAGTTGGGATATGACAAACCTGAATTG GCACTAAAATCAGTATATGAAATGTGA